In a genomic window of Sulfurisphaera tokodaii str. 7:
- a CDS encoding Glu/Leu/Phe/Val family dehydrogenase: MNSAVQETLTSNLYDQQVKKLYHVGGILGLTEDVLQVLSTPERVIQVKIEIKGADGKVKTFVGWRSQHNSALGPYKGGVRYHPDVTQDEVIALSMMMTWKNSLLQLPYGGGKGGIRVDPSKLTKEELEALSRRYVDALYKYIGSDIDIPAPDVNTNPQIMAWYLDEYIKITGKADFAVFTGKPIELGGLPARIYSTGLGVATIAKASAKKFLGGIEGATVIIQGFGNVGTYTAKFLQEMGAKIIGVSDSKGGVIDPNGIDVQKIIEIKESTGSVINYPSGKKVTNDELLISECDILIPAALENVINKFNAPKVKAKLIVEGANGPLTADADAIMKERGIPVVPDILANAGGVVGSYVEWANNKMGEIMSEEEARKLIIQRMENAFEGVYQKYNKLGDQDLRTAAMAISIERVVNAMKARGML; this comes from the coding sequence ATGAATTCAGCCGTCCAAGAAACCCTTACCTCAAATCTTTATGATCAACAAGTTAAAAAGTTATACCATGTAGGTGGAATCCTAGGTCTAACAGAAGATGTTTTACAAGTTTTATCAACTCCGGAAAGGGTAATACAGGTAAAAATTGAAATAAAAGGAGCTGATGGTAAAGTAAAAACATTTGTAGGATGGAGATCTCAACACAACAGTGCATTAGGACCTTACAAAGGTGGAGTAAGATACCATCCGGATGTCACACAAGACGAAGTTATAGCGTTGTCAATGATGATGACATGGAAAAACTCATTACTTCAATTACCTTATGGTGGTGGAAAAGGAGGTATAAGAGTCGATCCCTCAAAGCTAACGAAAGAAGAGTTAGAAGCATTATCCCGTAGATATGTAGATGCACTATATAAATATATTGGAAGTGATATAGATATACCAGCACCAGATGTAAATACTAATCCACAGATTATGGCGTGGTATTTAGATGAGTACATAAAAATAACTGGAAAAGCAGATTTTGCAGTATTCACTGGTAAACCTATAGAACTAGGAGGACTACCTGCACGAATATACAGTACTGGACTTGGTGTAGCTACAATAGCTAAAGCTTCAGCTAAAAAATTCTTAGGTGGAATTGAAGGTGCTACAGTAATAATCCAAGGATTTGGAAATGTGGGTACTTATACAGCCAAATTCTTGCAAGAAATGGGTGCAAAAATAATTGGGGTAAGTGATTCTAAAGGTGGTGTGATAGATCCTAATGGTATTGATGTTCAAAAAATAATAGAAATAAAAGAATCAACTGGTTCAGTAATTAATTATCCATCTGGTAAGAAAGTCACAAATGACGAGTTACTAATATCCGAATGTGACATTCTTATCCCAGCAGCCTTAGAAAATGTAATAAACAAGTTTAATGCACCAAAAGTAAAGGCTAAATTAATTGTAGAGGGGGCTAATGGACCTCTTACTGCAGATGCAGATGCTATAATGAAAGAAAGAGGAATACCAGTAGTTCCAGATATTTTAGCTAATGCTGGAGGTGTTGTTGGAAGTTACGTAGAATGGGCTAATAATAAAATGGGAGAAATAATGAGCGAAGAAGAAGCCAGAAAATTAATTATACAAAGGATGGAAAACGCATTTGAAGGAGTATATCAAAAGTATAACAAATTAGGTGATCAAGACCTAAGGACAGCAGCAATGGCAATTTCAATCGAAAGAGTAGTAAATGCTATGAAAGCTAGAGGTATGTTATAA